One Malus domestica chromosome 11, GDT2T_hap1 genomic region harbors:
- the LOC139189663 gene encoding uncharacterized protein: MERLISKFFIYENVPAAKASSHHFKNMVVGCQQAGVGVQPPTPYEIRNKYLDMEYKDIGEYVNKLRSKWETNGCTIMCDGWTGPTRLSIINFMVYSKGKTIFLKSVDASDHIKNYKYIYKLLRDVIMEVGEHNVVQVVTDNGSAFVKAGKKLMKHHNVFWTSCAAHCIDLMFEAMGKRENVATVVKRARTITNYIYNHGWLLAKMREFCRGEIIRPATTRFATNYIALNSLLKKKAGLKQLFTSDDWANHNFSRSNTGRMVESIVLDHAFWSQTEHVCQVFEPLYKVLRIVDTEVYPTMGAVYELMRVVKDELERKHGARWVVKIIEDRWYKTLYHDLHAAAYYLNPRYQYRPGVGDDGNLIRAVHNVYSKLDPASPAVGQFGNELTWFKDARRTFGEPTSVAARTNMSPTEWWIMYGTDAPTVRKLAIKVLSQTASSSACERNWSTFALIHTKQRNKLAHSSLEKLVYCYYNMKFQIRDKEAEIDHVDRGDPLDVFDIVGEDDDTEGNQLFQWIRPLHLDDDEGNPAPRVAEEARNEGINVERVLEEEVGSSSADSFEELLHPRPSNTGIPPFSNPTQPQHRVDTNDSFSTRSGDSPTTGGGNDEGHSGAGGSGAGGSGGGYGNYYGPPPPGYMSPFTGEANFTHATQDDDHGSRRAGPGISAIGKDYTRRERGKGILSSQEDDSLSRTSDSVGLGSTNYGFTHNQPFPYPSYPIPVGMESSDSWNQSQPQSSNDFSYGQPQPISDPYGWHINNYMQNYFGDLSFDNYSSQYTHSTHRDDEDSDKFEPHRNSMWF; encoded by the exons atggagcgtctaattagcaagttctttatctatgaaaatgtccctgctgcgaaggcttcatcacatcatttcaaaaatatggtagtgggatgtcaacaggccggtgttggagtacaacctcccactccctatgagataagaaacaaatatttggatatggagtataaagacattggcgagtatgttaacaagttgaggtcaaagtgggaaactaatggttgcacaatcatgtgtgacggatggaccggcccgaccagattatctatcatcaacttcatggtatatTCCAAGggcaagacaatttttttgaagtctgttgatgcttcagaccatataaagaattacaagtatatttacaaattattgagggatgtaatcatggaggtgggagagcataatgttgtccaagtcgtgaccgacaacggttctgcatttgtcaaagctggaaaaaagttaatgaagcatcataatgtgttttggacatcatgtgcagcacattgtattgatcttatgtttgaggcaatggggaagagagagaatgttgctactgtggtcaaaagagctagaacgatcactaattatatttacaatcacggttggttgttggcaaagatgcgtgaattttgcagaggagaaattattcgtccagctaccactcgattcgccaccaactatattgcattaaacagcctactcaagaagaaagcagggttgaagcaactattcactagtgacgattgggccaaccacaatttcagccgctcaaatacaggtcgtatggtggaaagtatagtgcttgatcatgctttttggagtcaaacagaacatgtgtgtcaagtgtttgaacctctttacaaagttttacggatcgttgacacagaagtgtatcctactatgggggctgtatatgagttgatgcgtgtagtgaaggatgaattggaaagaaaacatggtgcaaggtgggtcgtaaaaataattgaagaccgatggtataaaacattataccacgatttgcatgcagcag catattatttgaatccccgataccaatacagacccggtgttggagatgatggtaaccttatacgtgctgtacataatgtatactctaaattagaccctgcatcaccagcagttggccaatttggaaatgag ctaacatggtttaaagatgcaagaagaacatttggagaaccaacatcagttgctgctcgaacaaatatgtctccta ctgaatggtggatcatgtatgggaccgatgcaccaactgtgagaaagttagcaataaaagtattatcacaaacagcttcctcatctgcttgtgaaagaaattggagcacatttgcactcatccacacaaagcaaagaaataagttggctcatagtagcttggaaaaattagtttattgctactacaacatgaagtttcaaattcgagataaggaagcagaaatcgatcatgtcgaccgtggtgacccactagatgtgtttgatattgttggtgaagatgatgatacggagggtaaccaactttttcaatggattagacctcttcatttagatgatgatgaaggcaacccagctcctagagttgctgaagaagcacgtaatgaagggataaatgtagaaagagtattagaggaggaggtgggatctagcagcgctgactctttcgaagaacttttgcacccaagaccaagcaacactggaattccacctttttccaatcctacacaaccacaacatcgtgttgatactaatgatagctttagtacaagatcaggagactcacctaccaccggaggtgggaatgatgaaggacatagtggagctggaggtagtggagctggaggtagtggtggtggatatggaaactattatggaccaccacctcccggatatatgagccccttcactggtgaggcaaacttcacgcatgcaacccaggatgatgaccatggcagtaggcgggcaggaccaggaattagtgccatagggaaggactatactcgcagagaaagaggcaaagggattttgtcaagtcaagaagatgactcgttatctagaacttcagactctgttggattgggaagtacTAACTATGGTtttactcataaccaaccatttccctacccttcatatcccattcctgttgggatggaatcgagcgactcatggaatcaatcccagcctcaatcttcaaatgatttttcttatggacaacctcaaccaatctcggatccatatgggtggcatattaacaattacatgcaaaactattttggggatttatcatttgataactactcttcacaatacactcattctacacatagagatgatgaagatagtgacaaatttgaacctcataggaactctatgtggttcTAA
- the LOC139189499 gene encoding uncharacterized protein, with amino-acid sequence MAVDNRTIKELSASGLANAAPLCIQYPRADPEKTDEFELKSSLLHHIPKFHGLSMEDPNKHLKEFEVVCSSMTLVNVDSNILKMKAFPFSLLEKAKDWLYELGPGTVTSWESMKRAFLEKFFPTSRVILLHKKICGIQQSQGESFPTYYERFKALVASCPQHQMKEELLLQYFYEGLLPLERQMLDASAGGALVDKTPRDAKTLIANRFVEGPKAQGTIICGVCSIQGHQSDQCPQLIENGGWESANAVGYGNQNQPMGDPFSNTYNPGWRDHPNFRWRDAPQYGQQSGFRQPPGFFPRPMAPQPPPQAQSSQPNIGTSMNDDKTYQLLTTLAQGMQNQAKEVNELKKQMGQMAEFLGQFRENGKLPSTTVVNPNGGFESAKAITLRSGKEVRNKEDEKIQIEEEEQTYPTARVASPMPQPSKTSHPSTPGKIVPNVVISNTNPPNIPFPRRFAQSKKEESEKDILDTFRKVQVNIPLLDAIKQVARNGGFEPCSIIANLARPTIHENSENKDRRVHGNIDHGVHLDRMNDDALEIALLHGIGARN; translated from the exons atggcagtagacaatcgaaccatcaaggagctttctgccTCGGGTTTGGCCAATGCAGCCCCTCTTtgcatccaataccctaggGCAGACCCTGAGAAGACCGATGAATTTGAGTTGAAATCAAGTTTGCTACATCATATACCCAAGTTCCATGGGTTATCAATGGAGGACCCCAATAAGCACTTAAAGGAGTTCGAAGTagtatgctcaagtatgacaCTGGTGAACGTGGATAGcaacatattgaagatgaaagcttttcccttttctttgttggagaaggccaaggattggttgtatgagttgggtcccggaactgtcacatcatgggagagtatgaagcgAGCCTTCTTAGAGAAGTTCTTTCCGACATCACGAGTCATTCTTCTTCACAAGAAGATTtgtggaattcagcaaagccaaggtgaatcttttccaacttattatgaacgttttaaagctcttgttgcttcttgtccacagcaccaaatgaaggaggagctacttcttcaatatttttacgaaggtcttttaccacttgaacgaCAAATGTTGGATGCAtccgcgggaggagctctagtggacaagacacctagggatgccaaaactctcattgctaatcga tttGTTGAAGGCCCTAAAGCCCAAGGAACTATAATTTGcggtgtatgctccattcaaggacaccaatctgatcaatgccctcaattaattgagaatggagggtgggaatctgccaatgctgtgggttatgggaatcaaaaccaaccaatgGGTGATCCcttctccaatacatacaatccgggatggcgtgaccaccccaatttcagatggagagatgcaccacaatatggccaacaaagtggattccgacaacccccgggtttctttccgaggccaatggcaccacaaccacctcctcaagCACAATCATCCCAACCCAACAtaggtacgtctatgaatgacgataaaacatatcagttactaaccacactggcgcagggaatgcagaaccaagcaaaggaggttaatgagctaaagaagcaaatgggccaaatggccgagTTTTTGGGAcaattccgtgaaaatggtaagttaccaagcactacggtggtcaatcccAATGGTGgtttcgaatctgcaaaagctatcacattaagaagtggaaaagaagtgagaaacaaggaagatgagaagatacaaaTTGAAGAAGAGGAGCAAACttaccccacggcaagggtagcatcacccatgccgcagccatctaagacctctcatccGTCCACCCCAGGTAAGATTGTcccaaatgttgtgatttcgaacactaatccGCCAAATATTCCTTTCCCTCGCAGATTTGCACAatcgaagaaggaagaaagcgAAAAGGACATTTTGGATACCTTTCGAAAAGTCCAAGTAAACATTCCTTTACTTGATGCTATTAAGCAAGTGGCCAG aaatggaggattcgagccatgctccatcattgccaatcttgctaggccgaccattcatgaaaacagcgagAACAAAGATAGACGTGTTCAtgggaacattgaccatgga gtacatttggatcgaatgaacgacgatgcacttgaaataGCCTTACTGCACGGCATAGGAGCAAGAAATTAG